From the Synergistaceae bacterium genome, one window contains:
- the rpmC gene encoding 50S ribosomal protein L29: MDPKALRDLSVSELKEKHKKYKEELFNLRFQNAIGQLGNSGRIKDVKKTIARVLTVIREKEIGIEHTGARR; the protein is encoded by the coding sequence ATGGATCCCAAGGCACTTAGAGATCTCAGCGTATCTGAGCTAAAAGAAAAACACAAGAAATATAAGGAAGAGCTATTCAACCTCCGGTTCCAGAATGCTATCGGACAGTTGGGCAACTCAGGACGTATTAAAGATGTAAAAAAGACAATAGCTCGTGTGCTCACTGTTATAAGAGAAAAAGAAATTGGAATAGAGCACACAGGAGCAAGGAGGTAG
- a CDS encoding 50S ribosomal protein L24 — protein sequence MRIKKGDRVRVISGKDAGKEGKILARDIKKDTIIVEGVNMITKSMRPTQKDPRGGLVKKEAVLQASKAMLVCPSCGKATRVGRAFLDSGKKVRICKKCGEIIDKV from the coding sequence ATGAGAATTAAAAAGGGCGACCGCGTTCGCGTCATTTCCGGGAAAGATGCCGGTAAAGAAGGGAAAATCCTAGCAAGGGATATAAAGAAGGACACAATCATTGTTGAAGGTGTAAATATGATCACAAAGAGCATGCGTCCCACTCAAAAAGATCCCCGTGGTGGACTTGTAAAAAAAGAAGCAGTTCTGCAGGCAAGCAAAGCCATGTTGGTCTGTCCTTCTTGCGGTAAAGCCACACGCGTTGGACGCGCATTTCTTGACAGTGGTAAAAAAGTCCGCATTTGTAAAAAATGCGGCGAAATCATCGATAAGGTTTAA
- the rplP gene encoding 50S ribosomal protein L16, with protein MLSPKRVKYRKPHLTALRGYSKGATTVDFGEYGLQACENGWISARQIEAVRVAISRKMRKGGKIWIRLFPDRPVTEKPIETRMGKGKGNVEYWTAAVKRGRVIFEVAGVPREVAEEAFRTAAFKLPIKVKLLAREGAGE; from the coding sequence ATGCTTTCACCAAAAAGAGTAAAATATCGTAAGCCTCACCTCACAGCACTCCGCGGTTACTCAAAAGGAGCTACGACGGTTGACTTTGGCGAATACGGTCTTCAAGCATGTGAAAATGGTTGGATTTCAGCTCGTCAGATAGAAGCAGTTCGAGTAGCAATAAGCCGTAAAATGAGAAAAGGCGGGAAAATATGGATTAGGCTTTTCCCTGATCGCCCCGTTACTGAAAAACCAATTGAAACACGTATGGGTAAGGGAAAAGGTAATGTTGAATATTGGACTGCCGCAGTAAAACGCGGTCGGGTTATCTTTGAAGTCGCAGGTGTGCCACGCGAAGTTGCAGAAGAAGCATTCCGCACGGCAGCTTTCAAGCTTCCTATCAAAGTAAAATTGTTAGCCCGAGAGGGAGCAGGTGAATAG
- the rpsC gene encoding 30S ribosomal protein S3, with amino-acid sequence MGQKIHPVGYRLGVIYDWESRWYADGKKYQEYLHNDLELRNWIINRWKSAGVSRVEIERIGNVMRFTVWTARPGVVIGKQGAEIQTVREELQAMTGNRVMINIQEIKNPDAEAQVVAEGVAAALERRISFRRAMKQAIFRAMKAGAKGIKVQCSGRLGGAEIARTEWYLEGQLPLSTLRADINYGISEAHTVYGIIGIKVWIYKGEVIERAPISISEESPVTKERG; translated from the coding sequence GTGGGTCAAAAAATTCACCCGGTAGGTTACAGGCTTGGCGTTATATACGATTGGGAATCTCGTTGGTATGCTGATGGGAAAAAATATCAGGAATATCTTCACAACGATCTGGAACTTAGAAATTGGATTATCAACAGATGGAAAAGCGCGGGCGTAAGCCGCGTAGAGATTGAACGAATCGGCAACGTTATGCGTTTCACGGTTTGGACCGCCCGGCCTGGAGTAGTTATAGGCAAACAAGGGGCCGAGATCCAGACAGTTCGTGAAGAGCTACAGGCAATGACAGGAAACCGGGTCATGATTAATATCCAAGAGATTAAGAATCCAGATGCCGAAGCACAAGTAGTGGCTGAAGGTGTTGCCGCAGCACTAGAGCGTAGAATAAGCTTCCGTCGCGCTATGAAACAGGCAATATTCAGAGCCATGAAAGCTGGAGCAAAGGGTATTAAAGTTCAGTGTTCCGGCCGTCTCGGTGGCGCTGAAATAGCGAGAACCGAGTGGTATCTTGAGGGACAGCTGCCTCTTTCAACATTGAGAGCAGACATAAATTATGGAATCTCAGAAGCTCATACGGTTTATGGAATTATAGGTATAAAAGTTTGGATATATAAGGGAGAAGTTATAGAACGTGCACCTATTTCTATTTCTGAAGAATCTCCTGTTACAAAAGAAAGGGGGTAA
- the rplV gene encoding 50S ribosomal protein L22 has translation MKVKATAQQVRISANKVRQVLALIRGKSASEAMLILKYTPNKGARYTEKVLKSAVANAEHNFGLDMDKLVVKEAMADQASYMKRFRPVSQGRAHAFRHHTCHISVVVGEK, from the coding sequence ATGAAAGTTAAAGCGACAGCTCAGCAAGTCCGAATCTCTGCTAATAAAGTTCGCCAAGTACTTGCGCTTATCAGAGGTAAATCTGCATCAGAAGCAATGCTTATACTAAAGTATACTCCGAACAAAGGAGCTCGTTACACCGAAAAAGTTCTCAAAAGTGCAGTAGCAAATGCTGAGCACAACTTCGGTCTTGACATGGACAAGCTCGTTGTGAAAGAGGCAATGGCAGATCAAGCAAGCTACATGAAGCGCTTCCGCCCTGTATCACAGGGACGCGCACATGCTTTTAGACACCATACGTGCCACATATCTGTGGTCGTAGGTGAGAAATAA
- the rpsQ gene encoding 30S ribosomal protein S17 has protein sequence MEERSVHRKVRTGTVVSDKMQKTVVVSLDRMTKHKLYGKRVLHTKKFYAHDEKNECRVGDTVLIGETRPLSATKCWEVLEIIKRAPVLDAKHEEEEV, from the coding sequence ATGGAAGAACGTAGTGTACACCGGAAAGTCCGTACCGGTACAGTCGTGAGCGATAAGATGCAAAAGACTGTAGTAGTAAGTCTTGATCGTATGACAAAACATAAATTGTATGGCAAAAGGGTTCTTCATACTAAAAAGTTTTACGCTCATGATGAAAAGAATGAATGTCGTGTCGGCGATACAGTTCTTATAGGCGAAACACGTCCACTCAGCGCAACCAAATGCTGGGAAGTATTGGAGATAATAAAAAGAGCTCCCGTACTTGACGCCAAACATGAAGAGGAGGAAGTCTAG
- the rplN gene encoding 50S ribosomal protein L14, which translates to MIQLRTVLKVADNSGAKKILCIQVQGGSFHKSGTVGDTIVGSVREAAPNAQIKKGDVIKAVIVRTKKEIRRKDGSYVRFDDNAAVVIDANGDPKGTRIFGPVARELREKKYMRIVSLAPEVV; encoded by the coding sequence ATGATTCAGCTACGTACAGTTTTAAAAGTAGCCGATAATTCTGGCGCAAAAAAAATCCTCTGCATTCAGGTACAGGGCGGTAGTTTTCATAAGTCAGGCACTGTCGGCGACACAATAGTTGGCTCAGTCAGAGAGGCGGCCCCTAACGCACAGATTAAAAAGGGTGACGTTATAAAGGCAGTAATAGTAAGAACAAAAAAAGAAATTCGTCGCAAGGACGGCTCTTACGTACGCTTTGATGACAATGCCGCAGTTGTAATTGATGCAAACGGAGACCCAAAGGGCACACGTATCTTTGGTCCCGTAGCGAGAGAGTTAAGAGAGAAAAAATATATGCGAATAGTATCTCTTGCTCCTGAAGTTGTTTAA